From the genome of Papaver somniferum cultivar HN1 chromosome 2, ASM357369v1, whole genome shotgun sequence, one region includes:
- the LOC113348686 gene encoding transmembrane protein 184C-like, whose amino-acid sequence MDFSTMDRGQITLLGSAFCAMASMHFTVQLVSQHLFYWKNPKEQKAIIIIILMAPIYAVDSFVGLLDFQGSKAFFIFLDSIKECYEALVIAKFLALLYSYLNISISNNIVPDEIKGREIHHSFPMTLFQPRTVHLNHQILKQLKSWTWQFVIVRPVCSVLMIALQLLGLYPSWVSWTFTIILNLSISLALYSLVIFYHVFAKELEPHKPLAKFLCIKGIVFFCFWQGVVLDILVSAGIIQSHWLDVEHIEEAYQNILVCLEMVIFSVLHQYAFHVSPYSGDVFAKLKKSE is encoded by the exons ATGGATTTTAGTACTATGGATCGAGGACAAATCACGCTGTTAGGATCTGCATTCTGTGCTATGGCATCAATGCATTTCACAGTACAGCTTGTTTCACAACATCTCTTCTATTGGAAGAACCCAAAGGAGCAGAAGGCTATCATAATAATCATCCTCATGGCACCCATTTACGCAGTTGACTCGTTTGTGGGTTTGTTGGATTTCCAAGGAAGTAAAGCATTCttcatatttttggattcaatcaAGGAATGCTATGAGGCTCTT GTGATTGCCAAGTTCCTTGCTTTGTTGTACAGTTACTTGAATATCTCCATTAGCAATAATATAGTGCCtgatgaaatcaaaggaagagaaattCACCATTCATTTCCAATGACTCTTTTTCAG CCTCGCACTGTGCATCTGAACCATCAAATTTTGAAGCAACTGAAAAGCTGGACCTGGCAGTTTGTCATCGTTCGGCCTGTATGCTCTGTTCTAATGATAGCACTTCAACTTCTAGGACTGTACCCAAGTTGGGTCAGCTGGACATTCACCATCATTCTCAACCTTTCCATATCTCTGGCTCTCTATTCTCTCGTGATCTTTTATCACGTGTTTGCTAAGGAGTTGGAACCACATAAGCCTCTTGCCAAGTTCCTCTGCATCAAGGGAATTGTGTTTTTCTGCTTTTGGCAG GGAGTTGTGCTGGATATCCTAGTATCTGCTGGTATTATCCAATCTCATTGGTTGGATGTTGAACACATTGAAGAAGCTTATCAAAACATCTTAGTATGTTTGGAGATGGTTATCTTTTCTGTTCTCCATCAGTATGCATTCCATGTTTCCCCTTACAGTGGAGATGTCTTTGCAAAGCTGAAAAAGAGTGAATGA
- the LOC113348687 gene encoding uncharacterized protein LOC113348687 yields the protein MTNLQISINISTLNSSCDNLNRKRSFSSLKFLQPTSSYSPSGAKNGLKLRGLKEKRILLGEKNEILLRLERRIRKNEKRVVVVKANGGFGLNGGGGGGGGGGGDNNTGKLLGNIAVVIGLVYLSVTDQLGWILDAIVSLWLLAIILPALGLGAFIWWAGQDMVQDSCPNCGNEFQIFKSSMKDGPQLCPYCSQPFSVKGSKFVKEPTIFSNQSTTYGQAFDGFSSKKGKTGKTSSLPVVDVEAEVMDVD from the exons ATGACTAATCTTCAAATTTCTATCAATATTTCTACTTTAAATAGCTCATGTGATAATCTAAACAGAAAAAGAAGCTTTTCCTCGCTCAAATTTCTCCAACCCACTAGTTCATATTCTCCATCAGGAGCTAAAAATGGTTTAAAATTAAGAGGTTTAAAGGAGAAAAGAATTTTGTTAGGGGAGAAAAATGAGATTTTGTTGAGGTTGGAGAGAAGGATAAGGAAGAATGAGAAAAGGGTTGTAGTTGTTAAAGCTAACGGAGGGTTTGGCCttaatggaggtggtggtggtggaggtggtggaggaggagATAACAACACTGGGAAGCTTTTGGGTAATATTGCCGTTGTAATTGGATTAGTTTATCTTTCAGTGACGGACCAACTAGGATGGATTTTGGATGCAATTGTTTCACTTTGG CTACTGGCAATAATTTTACCGGCGTTGGGATTGGGTGCTTTCATCTGGTGGGCAGGTCAGGATATGGTACAAGACAGT TGCCCCAACTGTGGAAatgaatttcaaattttcaa ATCTTCTATGAAAGATGGTCCGCAGCTTTGCCCCTACTGTAGTCAACCTTTCTCAG TCAAGGGCAGTAAGTTTGTAAAAGAACCAACTATCTTTTCAAATCAGTCCACCACGTATGGACAAGCATTTGATGGTTTCTCCAGCAAGAAAG GGAAAACTGGGAAAACCTCTTCTCTACCAGTTGTTGATGTTGAAGCTGAAGTAATGGATGTGGACTGA
- the LOC113348688 gene encoding uncharacterized protein LOC113348688 codes for MAARLVARQAASLCRVSTPKSAADATQLIQRRGLAGGGDHHGPAKVNCWSDPMSPSRWKEEHFVIVSLAGWGSAIYGGYKFFTGGKKGTEEKVAEATLQKVVEASH; via the exons aTGGCTGCAAGGTTGGTGGCTAGACAAGCCGCTTCTCTATGTAGGGTTTCCACTCCAAAGTCTGCAGCTGATGCCACTCAGCTTATCCAACGACGTGGTCTTGCAGGAGGTGGAG ATCATCATGGACCCGCAAAGGTGAACTGTTGGTCAGACCCAATGAGCCCATCTAGATGGAAGGAAGAGCAT TTTGTGATTGTCTCTTTAGCTGGATGGGGTTCAGCTATTTACGGTGGTTACAAATTCTTCACTGGAGGCAAGAAAGGAACTGAAGAG AAAGTGGCTGAAGCAACTCTGCAGAAAGTGGTTGAAGCATCTCACTAG